Proteins encoded by one window of Cannabis sativa cultivar Pink pepper isolate KNU-18-1 chromosome 4, ASM2916894v1, whole genome shotgun sequence:
- the LOC115714302 gene encoding uncharacterized protein LOC115714302 translates to MAKKRKSDATRLDEVDRTMYTTFCSAANSLSQLYTQAMNHQRLSFQAGERQGLEKIYQWIVRQQEEGSRVTTPDIVAYLQNELDYGAEEPPMSPRMLLQQQHLQNAMHSTNLGPTAPAAPTPVGPGVRWGNPDQQAKNSVFSNALSSPVRQSLQPYHLAAQGSYHSTNPTNVLTCGNGPRSNNEGNHHHHQNRDTNSPMSNDSLDMHADSPDSGFPR, encoded by the exons ATGGCGAAGAAAAGAAAGTCAGACGCTACGCGCCTCGACGAGGTCGATCGAACCATGTACACCACCTTTTGCAGCGCCGCCAACTCTCTCTCCCAACTCTACACCCAGGCTATGAACCATCAGCGCCTCTCCTTTCAAGCCGGCGAACGTCAGGGCCTG GAGAAAATTTACCAATGGATTGTAAGGCAGCAAGAGGAAGGGTCAAGAGTGACAACACCAGATATAGTTGCCTACTTACAG AATGAGCTGGATTATGGAGCCGAGGAACCTCCAATGTCTCCCAGAATGCTACTTCAGCAACAGCACTTACAAAATGCAATGCACTCGACCAATCTAGGGCCAAccgctccagctgctcccactCCTGTTGGACCAGGAGTACGCTGGGGGAATCCTGATCAGCAAGctaaaaactcggttttctctAATGCTCTGTCTAGCCCGGTTCGCCAAAGCCTTCAACCGTATCACCTTGCTGCGCAGGGAAGTTACCATTCAACTAATCCAACTAATGTCCTGACATGTGGAAATGGACCTCGTAGTAACAATGAGGGGAACCATCATCATCACCAAAACAGGGACACCAACTCTCCCATGTCGAATGATTCCTTGGATATGCATGCAGATAGTCCGGATTCTGGGTTTCCTCGCTGA